In the genome of Euzebya sp., one region contains:
- a CDS encoding ABC transporter substrate-binding protein has product MVATVSVLALLLAACGSSGGEGDQLNFYIFDEPSGSFEAAAEACSGDDYTINVETLPSDADQQREQLVRRLAAGDTSIDLIGMDVIWTAEFAGAEWILPFEGEAAETATEGRLEAPVQTATYEDQIWGAPFTSNTQLLWYRSDLVDEAPETWDEMLDEAERLAEEGEPHLIQAQGQRYEGLTVFANTMIQSAGTEVLGEDGEEVVLEEEPTRAALDTMARFANSVAAADTLSTSLEDTGRLEFEAGESAFMLNYPFVYPSAEENAPDIFEDMEYAVFPSVVEGEPAQVTIGGINVGVGAQTADPERAFEAANCIASEENQKVANLEGGLPPTSEALYEDEEIQEAYPFIGTVLETLQNAAVRPKSPRYNDVSLAISGSLHPMAQIDDDTYDQLVQAVERALQGEGLL; this is encoded by the coding sequence GTGGTCGCCACGGTGTCGGTGCTGGCCCTGCTCCTGGCTGCCTGCGGCTCCTCGGGAGGTGAGGGCGACCAGCTCAACTTCTACATCTTCGACGAGCCGTCCGGCTCCTTCGAGGCGGCCGCGGAGGCGTGCAGCGGCGACGACTACACGATCAACGTCGAGACGCTCCCCTCCGACGCCGACCAGCAGCGCGAGCAGCTGGTCCGCCGGCTCGCCGCCGGCGACACCTCCATCGACCTCATCGGCATGGACGTCATCTGGACCGCCGAGTTCGCCGGTGCCGAGTGGATCCTGCCGTTCGAGGGCGAGGCGGCGGAGACCGCGACGGAGGGCCGGCTCGAGGCGCCGGTCCAGACCGCGACGTACGAGGACCAGATCTGGGGCGCGCCGTTCACCTCGAACACCCAGCTGCTGTGGTACCGCAGCGACCTGGTCGACGAGGCCCCGGAGACGTGGGACGAGATGCTCGACGAGGCGGAGCGGCTGGCCGAGGAGGGTGAGCCGCACCTCATCCAAGCGCAGGGGCAGCGCTACGAGGGGCTGACGGTCTTCGCGAACACCATGATCCAGTCGGCCGGCACCGAGGTGCTCGGCGAGGACGGCGAGGAGGTCGTCCTCGAGGAGGAACCCACCAGGGCCGCGCTGGACACGATGGCGCGCTTCGCCAACTCCGTCGCCGCCGCCGACACCCTGTCGACGTCGCTCGAGGACACCGGACGACTCGAGTTCGAGGCCGGCGAATCGGCGTTCATGCTGAACTACCCGTTCGTCTACCCCTCCGCGGAGGAGAACGCGCCCGACATCTTCGAGGACATGGAGTACGCGGTGTTCCCCTCCGTCGTCGAGGGCGAGCCGGCGCAGGTCACGATCGGCGGCATCAACGTCGGCGTCGGCGCCCAGACCGCCGACCCCGAGCGGGCGTTCGAGGCGGCGAACTGCATCGCCAGCGAGGAGAACCAGAAGGTCGCCAACCTCGAGGGCGGGCTGCCGCCCACGTCCGAGGCGCTGTACGAGGACGAGGAGATCCAGGAGGCGTACCCGTTCATCGGGACGGTGCTCGAGACGCTCCAGAACGCCGCGGTGCGGCCCAAGAGCCCCCGCTACAACGACGTGTCGCTGGCGATCTCCGGCAGCCTGCACCCGATGGCGCAGATCGACGACGACACCTACGACCAGCTGGTGCAGGCCGTCGAGCGCGCCCTCCAGGGAGAGGGGCTCCTGTGA
- the ybaL gene encoding YbaL family putative K(+) efflux transporter, with translation MPHETEVIALLAVGFGIAFLLGLIAQRLRMPPLVGYLLAGVAVGPFTPGFVADAEIAGQFAEIGVILLMFGVGLHFSVEDLLAVRRISLPGAIVQIVSATAMGAVMARTWGWTWGEGLVLGVSLSVASTVVLLRALDARGLVDSVDGRIAVGWLIVEDLAMVLALVLLPTLALPLGGTPMADGPTAIGPAVAWMLAQVVAFLAIMFVAGRRVVPWLLGNVARTGSRELFTLAVLAAAVGIAVGAAALFDVSFALGAFFAGVVISESDLSHQAAADALPFQDAFAVLFFVAVGMLFDPAILVEQPLRVLGVLVIILVGKSLAALVLVLTFRYPVRTALIVAASLAQIGEFSFILAGLGASLDLLPEGGESLILAGALLSITANPVIFSTVDPIARWIRARPRLADLLERPSGSLSALPEAVGRAPLDDHAVLVGHGRVGQPVAAALQAEGITYLVVERNREVVEALRDEGVPIVYGDATRPAILGHLHLERARLLIVTTPDAFEARRIVDHARTVNPDIDVVVRTHTDEGRRDLEALGVGRAVFAEQELALAVIRYAFGSFGIVRDMSDVAAATLGLSHPHVGRDEDPRVADDG, from the coding sequence ATGCCGCACGAGACCGAGGTCATCGCGCTCCTGGCGGTCGGCTTCGGGATCGCGTTCCTGCTCGGGCTGATCGCCCAGCGCCTCCGCATGCCGCCGCTCGTCGGCTACCTCCTCGCGGGCGTCGCGGTCGGTCCCTTCACGCCGGGCTTCGTCGCCGACGCCGAGATCGCCGGCCAGTTCGCCGAGATCGGCGTCATCCTGCTCATGTTCGGGGTCGGTCTGCACTTCTCCGTCGAGGACCTGCTGGCCGTCCGCCGGATCTCCCTCCCGGGCGCCATCGTGCAGATCGTCTCGGCGACCGCGATGGGTGCGGTCATGGCCCGCACGTGGGGCTGGACGTGGGGGGAGGGGCTGGTCCTGGGCGTCTCCCTGTCGGTCGCCAGCACCGTCGTGCTGCTCCGGGCACTCGACGCGCGCGGCCTGGTCGACTCCGTCGACGGGCGCATCGCCGTCGGCTGGTTGATCGTCGAGGACCTGGCGATGGTGCTCGCCCTCGTCCTGCTGCCGACCCTCGCCCTCCCGCTCGGCGGCACCCCGATGGCAGACGGTCCCACCGCCATCGGGCCCGCCGTCGCGTGGATGCTGGCCCAGGTCGTCGCGTTCCTCGCCATCATGTTCGTCGCGGGCCGCAGGGTCGTGCCGTGGCTCCTCGGCAACGTGGCCCGCACCGGCTCCCGGGAGCTGTTCACCCTCGCCGTCCTCGCCGCCGCCGTCGGGATCGCAGTCGGCGCGGCCGCCCTGTTCGACGTGTCGTTCGCCCTGGGGGCGTTCTTCGCCGGGGTCGTGATCAGCGAGTCGGACCTGAGCCACCAGGCCGCGGCGGATGCGCTGCCGTTCCAGGACGCCTTCGCGGTCCTCTTCTTCGTGGCCGTCGGCATGCTCTTCGACCCGGCGATCCTGGTCGAGCAGCCGCTGCGGGTCCTCGGCGTCCTCGTGATCATCCTGGTCGGCAAGTCCCTCGCCGCGCTCGTGCTGGTGCTCACCTTCCGGTACCCCGTCCGGACCGCCCTCATCGTGGCCGCGAGCCTGGCGCAGATCGGCGAGTTCTCGTTCATCCTCGCGGGGTTGGGTGCCTCCCTGGACCTGCTCCCCGAGGGCGGCGAGAGCCTCATCCTGGCCGGCGCGCTCCTGTCGATCACCGCCAACCCGGTGATCTTCAGCACCGTCGACCCGATCGCCAGGTGGATCCGGGCGCGGCCCAGGCTGGCGGACCTGCTCGAACGGCCCTCGGGCAGCCTCTCCGCGCTGCCGGAGGCGGTCGGGCGGGCGCCGCTCGACGACCACGCCGTCCTGGTGGGGCACGGCCGCGTGGGCCAGCCGGTGGCCGCGGCCCTGCAGGCCGAGGGCATCACCTACCTCGTCGTCGAGCGGAACCGGGAGGTGGTCGAGGCCCTGCGCGACGAGGGCGTGCCGATCGTCTACGGCGACGCGACCCGGCCGGCGATCCTCGGGCACCTCCACCTCGAACGTGCCCGCCTGCTGATCGTCACCACCCCCGACGCCTTCGAGGCGCGGCGCATCGTGGACCACGCCCGCACGGTCAACCCCGACATCGACGTCGTCGTCCGGACCCACACCGACGAGGGCCGCAGAGATCTCGAGGCCCTCGGGGTGGGCCGTGCGGTCTTCGCCGAGCAGGAGCTCGCCCTGGCGGTGATCCGCTACGCGTTCGGCAGCTTCGGCATCGTCCGGGACATGTCGGACGTGGCGGCGGCCACCCTGGGCCTGTCGCACCCGCACGTCGGGCGTGACGAGGACCCTCGGGTGGCCGACGACGGCTGA
- a CDS encoding (Fe-S)-binding protein: MTAIDPSACDPAASIFDADQLAQCVQCGFCLSSCPTYEETHLEEHGPRGRILAMRLVAAGEVELTDPAVADSLQTCIQCRACEAVCPSLVEYGSLIETARTELTRREPPTGLRGLAHRVGFWVLARPAWLRAAVTGLSLAQLLRLDRVLGSRLRPARRVTLASLWQRIADRPLALLRAIPELELIEPDDEQRCCGSGGIYSMEQPEFGDALLAAKDAAIGRAGADGVVSGNAGCAMQIARAGWEIHHPAELLARALRD; this comes from the coding sequence ATGACCGCCATCGACCCGAGCGCCTGCGACCCCGCCGCCTCGATCTTCGACGCCGACCAGCTGGCCCAGTGCGTCCAGTGCGGGTTCTGCCTGTCGTCCTGTCCGACCTACGAGGAGACCCACCTCGAGGAGCACGGCCCGCGAGGCCGGATCCTGGCCATGCGGCTGGTGGCCGCCGGCGAGGTGGAGCTGACCGACCCGGCCGTCGCCGACTCGCTGCAGACCTGCATCCAGTGCCGGGCCTGCGAGGCGGTCTGCCCCTCCCTGGTCGAGTACGGGTCCCTCATCGAGACCGCCCGCACCGAGCTGACCCGCCGCGAGCCGCCGACCGGGCTGCGCGGGCTGGCCCACCGGGTCGGCTTCTGGGTGCTCGCCCGCCCGGCCTGGCTCCGCGCCGCGGTGACCGGCCTGTCGCTGGCCCAGCTGCTCCGCCTGGACCGGGTGCTCGGATCTCGGCTGCGCCCGGCCAGGCGCGTGACGCTCGCCAGCCTGTGGCAGCGGATCGCCGATCGGCCCCTCGCGCTGCTCCGGGCCATCCCCGAGCTCGAGCTGATCGAGCCGGACGACGAGCAGCGCTGCTGCGGATCCGGCGGCATCTACTCGATGGAGCAGCCGGAGTTCGGCGACGCGCTGCTGGCCGCGAAGGACGCCGCGATCGGGCGGGCCGGCGCGGACGGCGTCGTGTCCGGCAACGCCGGCTGTGCGATGCAGATCGCCCGGGCCGGCTGGGAGATCCACCACCCGGCGGAGCTGCTCGCCCGCGCGCTGCGGGACTGA
- a CDS encoding ABC transporter ATP-binding protein, translated as MASIELDGVTKQFADGTVAVSDASFTIEDGEFFILVGPSGCGKSTLLNMIVGLEDISSGTLTVGDKKMNDVDPKDRDMAMVFQSYAIYPHMTVRRNMAFPLELAEVEQSEIDRRVEEAAESLELTELLDRKPAALSGGQRQRVAMGRAIVREPQAFLMDEPLSNLDAKLRVQMRTEISRIQNRLGTTTVYVTHDQVEAMTLGDRVAVLRKGEVQQVASPRELYTRPKNLFVAGFIGSPSMNFLPAEPAGEGKVETALGTMDLPEDLRDPVASASGTLIVGFRPEHVEHASQVEGDRGMAFSATVDVVEWLGSELYIHFQTEGQMTSELRELAEELELEDMGDEEGMTVVARLDAAAEVEEGDRTDLVLDTSKVLVFDADTGENLGLAARESAAAG; from the coding sequence ATGGCAAGCATCGAGCTGGACGGCGTCACCAAGCAGTTCGCCGACGGCACCGTCGCGGTGTCCGACGCGAGCTTCACGATCGAGGACGGCGAGTTCTTCATCCTCGTCGGCCCCTCGGGCTGCGGGAAGTCGACGCTGCTCAACATGATCGTCGGGCTGGAGGACATCTCCTCGGGGACCCTGACGGTCGGCGACAAGAAGATGAACGACGTGGACCCGAAGGACCGGGACATGGCGATGGTCTTCCAGTCCTACGCCATCTACCCGCACATGACGGTCCGCCGGAACATGGCCTTCCCCCTCGAGCTGGCCGAGGTGGAGCAGTCCGAGATCGACCGGCGGGTCGAGGAGGCCGCCGAGTCCCTGGAGCTCACCGAGCTGCTCGACCGCAAGCCGGCCGCCCTGTCGGGCGGTCAGCGGCAGCGCGTCGCGATGGGGCGGGCGATCGTCCGCGAGCCCCAGGCGTTCCTCATGGACGAGCCGCTGAGCAACCTCGACGCGAAGCTGCGGGTGCAGATGCGCACCGAGATCTCGCGGATCCAGAACCGGCTCGGCACCACCACGGTGTACGTCACCCACGACCAGGTCGAGGCGATGACGCTGGGTGATCGCGTCGCGGTGCTCCGCAAGGGCGAGGTGCAGCAGGTCGCCTCGCCCCGGGAGCTGTACACGCGACCGAAGAACCTGTTCGTCGCCGGGTTCATCGGGTCCCCGTCGATGAACTTCCTGCCCGCCGAACCAGCCGGCGAGGGCAAGGTCGAGACCGCCCTCGGGACGATGGACCTGCCCGAGGACCTCCGGGACCCGGTGGCGAGCGCCTCCGGGACGCTGATCGTCGGGTTCCGGCCCGAGCACGTCGAGCACGCCTCCCAGGTGGAGGGGGACCGGGGGATGGCGTTCAGCGCGACCGTCGACGTCGTCGAGTGGCTCGGCTCCGAGCTCTACATCCACTTCCAGACCGAGGGCCAGATGACCAGCGAGCTGCGCGAGCTCGCCGAGGAGCTCGAGCTCGAGGACATGGGTGACGAGGAGGGGATGACCGTCGTCGCCCGGCTGGACGCCGCGGCCGAGGTCGAGGAGGGCGATCGCACCGACCTCGTCCTCGACACCTCGAAGGTCCTGGTCTTCGACGCCGACACCGGGGAGAACCTCGGGCTGGCCGCCCGCGAGTCGGCGGCTGCTGGCTAG
- a CDS encoding FAD-binding protein, with the protein MSAVTTSITTAEELRDVIADARHAGTPLDVRGGGSVLDRLPTGGEQVLSVAGMTGVVSHAADDLTITVRAGTPLAELAAVLAEVGQECPIEPAGPAGAASAGTVGGRIATGLAGPRQLGAGRVRDWVLRVAFVTGAGHVAAAGGVTVKDVSGYDICRLLTGSWGTLAVITEVTLKVRPLARHRGWYVSDGPRHALDRHLYRPSACTTTPTRTHVLLEGHPDDAADQAAAVGLEAGDPPDLPGTARAAVDPAALPSLAAELGELGLRWAAQDGVGVCHLDGDAEQLAAARAAGEHRGGRLVVLVPSLGLPAFGGPRRNVIADRIGAALDPDGVLAPHRWTR; encoded by the coding sequence ATGAGCGCCGTCACCACGTCGATCACCACCGCCGAGGAGCTCCGGGACGTCATCGCCGACGCGCGCCACGCCGGCACGCCCCTCGACGTTCGCGGCGGCGGATCGGTCCTCGACCGGCTCCCGACCGGCGGCGAGCAGGTCCTCTCCGTGGCCGGCATGACCGGCGTGGTCTCCCACGCCGCGGACGACCTGACGATCACGGTCCGCGCCGGGACGCCCCTGGCCGAGCTCGCGGCCGTGCTGGCCGAGGTCGGCCAGGAGTGCCCGATCGAGCCCGCGGGCCCGGCGGGCGCCGCATCGGCCGGCACTGTCGGCGGCCGGATCGCCACCGGTCTGGCCGGTCCGCGCCAGCTCGGCGCCGGACGTGTCCGCGACTGGGTGCTCCGCGTCGCGTTCGTCACCGGGGCGGGCCACGTCGCGGCCGCCGGAGGGGTCACGGTCAAGGACGTCAGCGGCTACGACATCTGCCGGCTCCTGACCGGGTCGTGGGGCACGCTCGCCGTCATCACCGAGGTGACGCTGAAGGTCCGCCCCCTCGCACGCCACCGCGGCTGGTACGTCAGCGACGGACCCCGCCACGCCCTCGACCGGCACCTGTACCGGCCGTCCGCCTGCACCACCACCCCCACGCGCACGCACGTGCTGCTGGAGGGACACCCCGACGACGCCGCCGACCAGGCCGCCGCCGTCGGCCTCGAGGCGGGTGATCCCCCCGACCTGCCCGGCACAGCCCGCGCCGCCGTCGACCCGGCCGCGCTGCCGTCCCTCGCCGCGGAGCTCGGCGAGCTCGGCCTGCGCTGGGCCGCCCAGGACGGCGTCGGCGTGTGCCACCTCGACGGCGACGCGGAGCAGCTGGCCGCGGCCCGGGCGGCGGGCGAGCACCGCGGCGGCCGCCTGGTGGTCCTCGTCCCGTCCCTCGGCCTTCCCGCCTTCGGCGGCCCGCGCCGCAACGTGATCGCCGACCGCATCGGCGCCGCCCTGGACCCCGACGGCGTCCTGGCGCCCCACCGCTGGACCCGATGA
- a CDS encoding ArsR/SmtB family transcription factor, producing the protein MDGWSALADPTRRHIFELVVARPRAVGEIADVMPISRPAVSQHLKALKTAGLVQDRPEGTRRIYTPDPEGLRALREQLDRFWDQALTTYATLVEDPEEDT; encoded by the coding sequence ATGGACGGTTGGAGCGCGTTGGCGGACCCGACGCGGCGACACATCTTCGAGCTCGTGGTCGCTCGCCCCCGGGCGGTCGGCGAGATCGCCGACGTGATGCCGATCAGCCGCCCCGCGGTCTCCCAGCACCTGAAGGCGCTGAAGACCGCCGGCCTGGTGCAGGACCGGCCCGAGGGCACCCGGCGGATCTACACGCCGGACCCCGAGGGGCTGCGCGCGCTCCGTGAGCAACTCGACCGCTTCTGGGACCAGGCGCTCACCACCTACGCCACGCTCGTCGAGGACCCCGAGGAGGACACATGA
- the ilvD gene encoding dihydroxy-acid dehydratase: MPAYRSRTTTHGRNMAGARALWRATGMTDEDFEKPIIAIANSFTQFVPGHVHLKDLGQLVAREIEAAGGVAKEFNTIAVDDGIAMGHGGMLYSLPSRDLIADSVEYMVNAHCADALVCISNCDKITPGMLNAALRLNVPTVFVSGGPMEAGKTQLAGAEVKLDLIDAMMKAGDARVSDADVAAVERSACPTCGSCSGMFTANSMNCLTEALGLSLPGNGSTLATHADRRELFLAAGRTIVDLARRHYEKDDASVLPRAIANRTAFENAMALDIAMGGSTNTVLHILAAAQEGGIDFTMADIDAISRRVPNLCKVAPSTPQYHMEDVHRAGGIMGILGELDRGGLIDTSVQTVHADTLAAALDQWDVVRPTATAEAHRLFSAGPGGIPTQEAFSQDTRWPSLDLDREGGCIRDVAHAYTAEGGLAVLYGNIAERGCIVKTAGVDESNFTFSGTAKVYESQDDAVAGILGEEVQAGDVVIVRYEGPKGGPGMQEMLYPTTYIKSRGLGTQCALLTEGRFSGGTSGLSIGHASPEAAAGGAIALVRDGDVIDIDIPARSIQLRVDDDELARRRAEEEARGDAAYTPRDRTRVVSQALRAYARMVTSADTGAVRSLD; encoded by the coding sequence ATGCCCGCGTACCGCTCCCGCACCACCACCCACGGACGCAACATGGCCGGAGCCCGCGCGCTCTGGCGGGCGACCGGGATGACCGACGAGGACTTCGAGAAGCCGATCATCGCGATCGCGAACTCCTTCACCCAGTTCGTGCCGGGCCACGTGCACCTGAAGGACCTCGGTCAGCTGGTCGCCCGCGAGATCGAGGCGGCCGGCGGGGTCGCGAAGGAGTTCAACACGATCGCCGTCGACGACGGCATCGCGATGGGCCACGGCGGGATGCTGTACAGCCTGCCCAGCCGCGACCTGATCGCCGACTCCGTCGAGTACATGGTCAACGCCCACTGCGCCGACGCGCTGGTGTGCATCTCGAACTGCGACAAGATCACCCCCGGGATGCTGAACGCGGCGTTGCGCCTGAACGTCCCGACGGTGTTCGTGAGCGGTGGGCCGATGGAGGCCGGGAAGACCCAGCTGGCCGGCGCGGAGGTCAAGCTCGACCTGATCGACGCGATGATGAAGGCGGGCGACGCCCGGGTCAGCGACGCCGACGTCGCCGCGGTCGAGCGGTCCGCCTGCCCGACGTGCGGGTCCTGCTCGGGGATGTTCACCGCCAACTCGATGAACTGCCTCACCGAGGCGCTGGGGCTGAGCCTGCCGGGGAACGGCTCGACGCTGGCCACCCACGCCGACCGGCGTGAGCTGTTCCTGGCCGCCGGCCGCACGATCGTCGACCTGGCCCGCCGCCACTACGAGAAGGACGACGCGTCGGTCCTGCCGCGCGCGATCGCGAACCGGACCGCGTTCGAGAACGCGATGGCGCTCGACATCGCGATGGGCGGGTCGACCAACACCGTCCTCCACATCCTGGCCGCCGCCCAGGAGGGCGGGATCGACTTCACCATGGCCGACATCGACGCGATCAGCCGGCGCGTCCCGAACCTGTGCAAGGTCGCCCCGAGCACCCCGCAGTACCACATGGAGGACGTCCACCGGGCCGGCGGGATCATGGGGATCCTCGGCGAGCTCGACCGCGGCGGCCTGATCGACACGTCGGTGCAGACCGTGCACGCCGACACCCTGGCGGCCGCCCTGGACCAGTGGGACGTCGTGCGGCCCACCGCGACCGCGGAGGCCCACCGGCTGTTCAGCGCGGGCCCCGGTGGCATCCCCACCCAGGAGGCGTTCAGCCAGGACACCCGCTGGCCCTCGCTCGACCTCGACCGGGAGGGGGGCTGCATCCGCGACGTCGCGCACGCCTACACCGCGGAGGGCGGGCTGGCCGTGCTGTACGGCAACATCGCCGAGCGCGGCTGCATCGTGAAGACCGCCGGTGTCGACGAGTCGAACTTCACCTTCAGCGGGACCGCCAAGGTCTACGAGAGCCAGGACGACGCGGTCGCGGGCATCCTCGGCGAGGAGGTGCAGGCCGGCGACGTGGTCATCGTCCGCTACGAGGGCCCGAAGGGCGGCCCGGGGATGCAGGAGATGCTGTACCCCACCACGTACATCAAGAGCCGGGGGTTGGGCACGCAGTGCGCGCTGCTGACCGAAGGCCGGTTCTCCGGCGGCACCTCCGGGCTGTCGATCGGCCACGCCTCGCCGGAGGCCGCCGCCGGCGGGGCCATCGCGCTCGTCCGCGACGGCGACGTGATCGACATCGACATCCCCGCCCGCTCGATCCAGCTGCGGGTGGACGACGACGAGCTGGCCCGCCGCCGCGCGGAGGAGGAGGCACGCGGCGACGCGGCCTACACCCCGCGCGACCGCACGCGCGTGGTCAGCCAGGCCCTGCGGGCCTACGCCCGGATGGTGACCAGCGCCGACACCGGCGCGGTGCGCTCGCTCGACTAG
- a CDS encoding SRPBCC family protein: MTPQTTATTVRHDIVVDAPIDRAFRVFVERFDAIKPREHNLLAVDIAESVLEPREDGRVYDRGVDGSECAWGRVLAYEPPDRLVFTWDISPRWQLETDLAKASEVEVRFVAESPDRTRVELEHRHLDRHGDGWTDLADGVRDTEGWPLYLERFRSAAVRA, encoded by the coding sequence ATGACCCCCCAGACCACCGCCACCACCGTGCGCCACGACATCGTCGTCGACGCCCCCATCGACCGGGCCTTCCGGGTCTTCGTCGAACGCTTCGACGCGATCAAGCCGCGGGAGCACAACCTGCTCGCCGTCGACATCGCCGAGTCCGTGCTCGAACCCCGCGAGGACGGCCGGGTCTACGACCGCGGGGTCGACGGGTCGGAGTGCGCCTGGGGTCGCGTGCTGGCCTACGAGCCGCCGGACCGGCTGGTGTTCACCTGGGACATCTCCCCGCGCTGGCAGCTCGAGACCGACCTGGCGAAGGCCAGCGAGGTGGAGGTCCGCTTCGTCGCCGAGTCACCCGACCGGACCCGGGTCGAGCTCGAGCACCGCCACCTCGACCGCCACGGCGACGGCTGGACCGACCTGGCGGACGGTGTCCGCGACACCGAGGGCTGGCCGCTGTACCTCGAGCGGTTCCGTAGCGCGGCGGTCCGGGCCTAG
- a CDS encoding carbohydrate ABC transporter permease, translated as MLCAPAVFVMVLVTGYPILYAGWLSLQEYDLRFPDEASFVGFANYISVLTSSTWWDVVLATVIITVASVTVELILGFALAFVMHRALFGRGVVRASILIPYGIITVVAALAWKFAFDPSTGFVNPLLGIDQIWFGETWSAFFVIILTEIWKTTPFMALLLLAGLTLVPADLLKAAQVDGATAWKRFTRITLPMMKPAVLVALLFRTLDAFRIFDAVYVMTRGARGTETVSVTGYETLVIRLNLGLGSAISVLMFLMVLLIAFLFVKGFGANLDQQRGEI; from the coding sequence ATGCTGTGCGCCCCCGCGGTCTTCGTCATGGTGCTGGTGACCGGCTACCCGATCCTCTACGCGGGCTGGCTGAGCCTGCAGGAGTACGACCTGCGCTTCCCCGACGAGGCGTCGTTCGTCGGGTTCGCGAACTACATCTCGGTGCTGACCTCGTCGACGTGGTGGGACGTCGTCCTGGCCACGGTGATCATCACCGTCGCGTCGGTCACCGTGGAGCTGATCCTCGGGTTCGCCCTCGCGTTCGTGATGCACCGGGCGCTGTTCGGCCGAGGAGTCGTGCGCGCCTCGATCCTGATCCCGTACGGCATCATCACCGTCGTCGCGGCGCTGGCGTGGAAGTTCGCCTTCGATCCCTCCACCGGGTTCGTCAACCCGCTCCTCGGCATCGACCAGATCTGGTTCGGCGAGACCTGGTCGGCGTTCTTCGTCATCATCCTCACCGAGATCTGGAAGACGACGCCGTTCATGGCGCTGCTGCTGCTGGCCGGCCTGACGCTGGTGCCCGCCGACCTGCTGAAGGCGGCCCAGGTCGACGGCGCCACCGCCTGGAAGCGGTTCACGCGGATCACCCTCCCGATGATGAAGCCCGCGGTGCTGGTGGCGCTGCTGTTCCGGACCCTCGACGCCTTCCGGATCTTCGACGCGGTCTACGTCATGACCCGCGGGGCGAGGGGGACCGAAACGGTGTCGGTGACCGGTTACGAGACCCTCGTCATCCGGTTGAACCTGGGGCTCGGATCAGCGATCTCGGTGCTCATGTTCCTGATGGTCCTGCTCATCGCGTTCCTCTTCGTCAAGGGCTTCGGCGCCAACCTGGACCAGCAGCGAGGGGAGATCTGA
- a CDS encoding carbohydrate ABC transporter permease: protein MIPVAWIVSLSLKPNSELTDGRFIPATVSFDNYAAIFEDPQFPAALRNSIGIALISTVLAVILAMFAAYAIVRLDFPGRRLVLGGALAIAMFPPVSVIGPLFNMWRSLGLFDTWAGLVIPYMTFTLPLAIWTLSAFFREIPWDLDKAARVDGATPFQAFRRVIAPLAAPGVFTSAILVFIFAWNDFLFATSLTSTNSARTVPAAIAFFTGSSQFEQPTGSVAAASVVVTVPIIIMVLLFQRRIVSGLTSGAVKG, encoded by the coding sequence ATGATCCCGGTCGCCTGGATCGTGTCGCTGTCGCTCAAGCCGAACAGCGAGCTGACCGACGGCCGGTTCATCCCCGCCACGGTCAGCTTCGACAACTACGCGGCGATCTTCGAGGACCCGCAGTTCCCCGCGGCGCTGCGCAACTCCATCGGCATCGCGCTGATCTCCACGGTGCTGGCGGTCATCCTCGCCATGTTCGCCGCCTACGCGATCGTCCGGCTCGACTTCCCGGGCCGGCGCCTGGTCCTCGGCGGGGCGCTGGCGATCGCGATGTTCCCGCCGGTGTCGGTCATCGGTCCGCTGTTCAACATGTGGCGGTCGCTGGGGCTGTTCGACACCTGGGCGGGCCTGGTGATCCCGTACATGACGTTCACGCTGCCGCTCGCGATCTGGACGCTGTCGGCGTTCTTCAGGGAGATCCCCTGGGACCTCGACAAGGCCGCCCGCGTGGACGGCGCGACGCCGTTCCAGGCCTTCCGGCGCGTCATCGCCCCGCTCGCTGCCCCCGGCGTGTTCACCTCGGCGATCCTCGTGTTCATCTTCGCCTGGAACGACTTCCTCTTCGCGACCTCGCTGACGTCCACGAACAGCGCGCGGACCGTGCCCGCCGCGATCGCGTTCTTCACCGGGTCGAGCCAGTTCGAGCAGCCCACCGGATCGGTGGCGGCCGCATCGGTCGTCGTGACGGTCCCGATCATCATCATGGTGCTGCTCTTCCAGCGCCGCATCGTGTCGGGGTTGACCTCCGGCGCCGTCAAGGGATAG